Proteins encoded in a region of the Candidatus Moanabacter tarae genome:
- the qgdA gene encoding Quinohemoprotein alcohol dehydrogenase ADH-IIG, which translates to MSALKKMPKFIAVLFTLSLWSNDLSSAEVGVDRLIGAGNEPQNWMTYSGTYNAWRYSSLSQINQSNVKQLVPVWVFQTGVVDGGFSCTPLVVDGVMYITSPWNRVFAIDAVTGKEIWHYYYPVPEEFGLLYGPWNRGVALGHGLVFMGTIDNHLVALDAETGEEVWNVNIEDVDQCGCNITGAPLVVKDKVVVGVTGGDSAHRGYLNAFDAKTGKRAWRFWTIPAPGEEGSDTWSGDSWKYGGGATWLTGSYDPDLNLIYWGVGNPAADFYGETRKGSNLYTDSIVALDADTGELKWYHQQIPHDVWDWDAAYECVLMDLEVEGKKRKLLINVNKGGYTWVIDRTNGEFVNAWPIAEEINWISGIDSEGNLLGRLEPAVGETTLICPSIGGARSWNHAAYSPKTGLFYTTAIEWCQDLTVQVEEPRPGEPYFGGVFELRRTPQGEAWSHFDAYDPLSGEKRWSYRSKYPLLASSVATGGNLVFTGDPEGNFMAFDAVDGEKLWSFNTGSGHRGSPITYSVDGIQFVAVPVGWGSAVSGIMSQIWPEVEDFPSGSALFAFALGK; encoded by the coding sequence ATGTCTGCTTTAAAGAAAATGCCGAAGTTTATTGCTGTGCTATTTACTCTTTCCCTATGGAGTAATGATCTTTCAAGTGCTGAAGTAGGAGTTGATCGGCTTATAGGAGCGGGGAACGAACCGCAAAATTGGATGACCTATTCAGGTACTTACAATGCTTGGCGATACAGTTCTTTAAGTCAGATTAATCAGAGTAATGTGAAGCAACTTGTTCCCGTATGGGTCTTCCAGACTGGAGTCGTAGACGGAGGATTTTCCTGTACTCCGTTAGTGGTAGATGGAGTAATGTACATAACTAGCCCATGGAACCGCGTTTTTGCAATTGACGCTGTTACTGGAAAGGAAATTTGGCACTATTATTATCCTGTCCCAGAGGAATTTGGATTGCTTTATGGTCCATGGAATCGGGGAGTGGCTTTAGGTCATGGTCTCGTCTTTATGGGAACGATTGATAACCATTTGGTAGCTCTTGATGCTGAGACTGGGGAGGAGGTTTGGAATGTAAATATCGAGGATGTTGATCAGTGTGGTTGTAACATTACTGGTGCTCCGCTTGTAGTTAAAGATAAGGTTGTTGTCGGAGTCACTGGTGGTGATTCGGCCCACCGTGGTTATCTCAACGCTTTTGACGCGAAGACCGGTAAGCGGGCCTGGCGTTTCTGGACTATACCAGCTCCCGGTGAAGAAGGGAGCGATACATGGAGTGGCGATAGCTGGAAATATGGAGGAGGAGCGACTTGGCTGACCGGATCATACGATCCCGATCTCAATCTGATTTACTGGGGAGTGGGTAATCCTGCTGCCGATTTTTACGGAGAAACTCGCAAGGGGTCTAACCTTTACACTGATTCAATCGTAGCACTGGACGCGGACACTGGTGAGCTAAAATGGTACCACCAACAGATCCCACATGATGTCTGGGACTGGGATGCTGCCTACGAGTGTGTTCTCATGGATCTGGAGGTCGAAGGGAAAAAACGAAAGCTCCTGATAAATGTTAACAAGGGAGGCTACACCTGGGTAATTGACCGGACCAATGGTGAGTTTGTCAATGCATGGCCCATCGCTGAGGAGATCAATTGGATCAGTGGAATTGATTCAGAAGGTAATCTCTTGGGACGATTAGAACCTGCAGTGGGCGAAACGACCCTAATCTGCCCCTCTATAGGAGGGGCTCGCAGTTGGAATCATGCAGCCTATAGTCCAAAGACGGGCCTTTTTTACACAACTGCTATTGAATGGTGTCAGGATTTGACGGTTCAAGTAGAGGAACCACGTCCGGGCGAACCCTATTTTGGTGGTGTCTTTGAGCTCCGTAGGACGCCTCAGGGAGAAGCTTGGAGTCATTTTGATGCCTATGATCCATTGTCCGGGGAAAAACGGTGGAGTTATCGTTCTAAGTACCCATTGTTGGCATCATCGGTCGCAACCGGAGGAAATCTAGTGTTCACGGGAGACCCGGAGGGAAACTTTATGGCATTCGATGCTGTTGATGGGGAGAAGCTTTGGAGTTTCAACACTGGATCTGGGCATCGAGGTTCGCCCATTACTTATTCGGTGGATGGAATCCAATTTGTGGCTGTGCCGGTTGGCTG